The proteins below come from a single Plantactinospora sp. KBS50 genomic window:
- a CDS encoding AAA domain-containing protein codes for MVGATTVEGNRHRVRLPLLSQPVRLDRGRGGYRIRPAGDLELTPLIEDRVRAAELEDVPGLAGADWLAGAAAQDWLRAAAAAAGLPVRAVVPGPPATIDDTTLTGVSAAGLYVVRDVTASGLRDTLLSWAGRDGLESTALARIYLDQDGSAGPGDGVPAGVTEPLSPLPLNAAQREVVRRTRTEPVVAVSGPPGSGKSHALVAAALDTVDRGGSALVVAQSVHAVDALADLLRRYPGPPPVLFGDAERRDAVVGELTRDTGAAAGARGRDAEAALRRAAQRVASVQSGIAAALEAERLAGTLPEWQPLLPALTAEVPGAFAAGFAPGAAYPLLAVADQAGGGRWRRWRRNRVAGRLRRRLGAAADVPVPRLRAALDAAAATGAAARLAAAGGTDLERSWDALAEADAALTAATGAAMRDRAAGPRRWNAQGRRSVAALAAALRAGRNRRRALLADLDGTALVRALPLWIGTATDVEDLLPPVPGMFDLVVLDEAAHIDQIRAAPALARGRRALVAGDPRQLRFVSFVADVDIETTLHRHGLDRLADRLDVRRTSVLDLAAGAAPVTWLAEHYRAAPQLIGFSAHRFYGDRLELVTRHPRNERADVIDVVRVPPDPAVDGVSPAEVTAVLAQVRELTDGLSGGPADGLSGGLSGGLSGAACDGLSGAAGDAGRGPAGGGIGVLSPFRAQADAIEAALLAAYPAEQIERFGLRCGTVHGFQGSEADTVIASLGLTDGDPPARHRFVTDPNLFNVMITRARERMVVVTALPDAAGLLGEYLRYADHPPGVPPERRAPAGWAADLARELRRLELPTRYGYPVGRWRVDLCVGAGRYAVGLTCGPHPDGADAHLERHRTLRRAGWRLRDAFASRWDGDPVRAALELAADIAGQREPQPDRTG; via the coding sequence GTGGTCGGCGCCACCACCGTCGAGGGCAACCGGCACCGGGTACGGCTGCCGCTGCTGAGCCAACCCGTGCGGCTGGACCGGGGCCGGGGCGGCTACCGGATCCGGCCGGCCGGAGACCTCGAACTCACCCCGCTGATCGAGGACCGGGTCCGCGCCGCCGAGCTGGAGGACGTACCCGGGTTGGCAGGTGCGGACTGGCTGGCCGGTGCGGCGGCGCAGGACTGGCTGCGCGCCGCCGCCGCGGCCGCCGGTCTGCCGGTGCGGGCCGTCGTGCCCGGGCCGCCCGCGACGATCGACGACACCACCCTGACGGGGGTGAGCGCCGCCGGCCTGTACGTGGTGCGGGACGTCACGGCCAGCGGTCTGCGGGACACCCTGCTGAGCTGGGCCGGCCGGGACGGGCTGGAGTCGACCGCGCTGGCCCGGATCTACCTGGACCAGGACGGCTCCGCCGGACCCGGGGACGGGGTGCCGGCCGGCGTGACCGAGCCGCTGTCGCCGCTGCCGCTCAACGCGGCGCAGCGCGAGGTGGTCCGGCGTACCCGGACCGAACCGGTCGTGGCGGTCTCCGGCCCGCCGGGCAGCGGCAAGAGTCACGCGCTGGTGGCCGCCGCGCTGGACACGGTGGACCGCGGCGGCTCGGCCCTGGTGGTCGCCCAGTCGGTGCACGCGGTGGACGCCCTGGCCGACCTGCTGCGCCGGTATCCGGGACCGCCGCCGGTGCTGTTCGGGGACGCGGAGCGCCGGGACGCCGTGGTCGGCGAGCTGACCCGGGACACCGGCGCCGCCGCGGGTGCCCGTGGGCGCGACGCCGAGGCGGCGCTGCGCCGCGCGGCGCAGCGGGTCGCCTCGGTGCAGTCCGGGATCGCCGCCGCGCTGGAGGCGGAACGGCTGGCCGGAACGCTGCCCGAGTGGCAACCGCTGCTGCCGGCGCTGACCGCCGAGGTGCCCGGGGCGTTCGCCGCCGGGTTCGCGCCCGGTGCGGCGTACCCGCTGCTGGCCGTGGCCGACCAGGCCGGTGGCGGCCGGTGGCGCCGCTGGCGCCGCAACCGGGTGGCGGGGCGGCTGCGCCGCCGGTTGGGGGCCGCCGCGGACGTACCGGTGCCGCGGCTGCGGGCCGCGCTCGACGCCGCTGCCGCTACCGGCGCCGCCGCCCGGCTCGCCGCGGCCGGCGGCACCGACCTGGAACGGTCCTGGGACGCACTGGCCGAGGCCGACGCCGCGCTGACGGCCGCGACCGGCGCCGCGATGCGGGACCGGGCCGCCGGGCCGCGCCGGTGGAACGCCCAGGGCCGGCGCAGCGTGGCCGCGCTGGCCGCCGCCCTGCGCGCCGGGCGCAACCGGCGCCGGGCGCTGCTGGCCGACCTGGACGGTACGGCGCTGGTGCGGGCGCTGCCGCTGTGGATCGGTACGGCGACCGATGTGGAGGATCTGCTGCCGCCGGTGCCCGGCATGTTCGACCTGGTGGTGCTGGACGAGGCCGCACACATCGACCAGATCCGCGCCGCACCGGCGCTGGCCCGGGGACGCCGCGCGCTGGTGGCCGGCGACCCCCGGCAGCTACGGTTCGTCTCCTTCGTCGCCGACGTGGACATCGAGACCACCCTGCACCGGCACGGTCTGGACCGGCTGGCCGACCGCCTCGACGTGCGCCGCACCAGCGTGCTCGACCTCGCCGCCGGGGCCGCCCCGGTGACCTGGCTGGCCGAGCACTACAGGGCGGCGCCGCAGTTGATCGGCTTCTCCGCCCACCGGTTCTACGGCGACCGGCTGGAACTGGTCACCCGGCATCCCCGCAACGAACGCGCCGACGTGATCGACGTGGTCCGGGTGCCGCCCGACCCGGCGGTGGACGGCGTCAGCCCGGCCGAGGTGACGGCGGTGCTGGCCCAGGTCCGCGAGCTGACCGACGGGCTGTCCGGCGGTCCGGCCGATGGGCTGTCCGGCGGGCTGTCCGGCGGGCTGTCCGGCGCGGCCTGCGATGGGTTGTCCGGCGCGGCCGGCGACGCCGGGCGGGGGCCGGCCGGCGGCGGGATCGGCGTGCTCTCCCCGTTCCGCGCCCAGGCCGACGCCATCGAGGCGGCGTTGCTGGCCGCGTACCCGGCCGAGCAGATCGAGCGGTTCGGTCTGCGCTGCGGCACCGTGCACGGCTTCCAGGGCAGCGAGGCGGACACGGTGATCGCCTCGCTCGGGCTGACCGACGGCGATCCGCCGGCCCGGCACCGCTTCGTCACCGACCCGAACCTGTTCAACGTCATGATCACCCGGGCGCGCGAACGGATGGTGGTGGTCACCGCGCTGCCCGACGCGGCCGGGCTGCTCGGGGAGTACCTGCGGTACGCCGACCACCCGCCGGGCGTGCCGCCGGAGCGGCGCGCGCCGGCGGGCTGGGCCGCCGACCTGGCCCGGGAGCTGCGCCGGCTGGAGCTGCCGACCCGGTACGGGTATCCGGTCGGGCGGTGGCGGGTCGACCTGTGCGTCGGCGCCGGCCGGTACGCGGTCGGCCTGACCTGCGGCCCGCACCCGGACGGCGCCGACGCACACCTCGAACGGCACCGCACGTTGCGCCGGGCGGGCTGGCGGCTGCGGGACGCGTTCGCCAGCCGGTGGGACGGCGACCCGGTGCGGGCCGCCCTCGAACTGGCGGCCGACATCGCCGGGCAGCGGGAACCCCAGCCGGACCGGACCGGATAG
- a CDS encoding aspartate aminotransferase family protein yields the protein MNLGMAPGAIDASAVYYDVSKLKMVRGEGVYLFDELGQSYIDCASATFNLSLGYGHPAVLKAMREQAETLVHVTSSFQTDVINALCARLVELAPSGMSRVHLKVSSGSAANEGAIKMAQRATGARDVITLFRSHHGQTTMTASMSGNAFRRAPLVDVHPGGLLIPDPYCKRCFYGQTPESCGLVCVDRIDQFIEFASRGDVAAVMIEPISGNGGNIVPPPGYFTALQAFCRERNIKLIMDEVQTAIGRTGRMFASEHFGVEPDAITLAKGLGGSGAQVAGIITTEELAGLPSSEHSFTYGSNLVAAAAGLATLEIVSQESFLKNVRDTGDHIMRRLRASLGTCRNVFDIRGVGLMIGVEIVDDSGAPSSTLTNHLANQAMEHGLILRTSRYGRGNVLKIRPPLILTIAEADLICDRFEALLATELS from the coding sequence GTGAATCTCGGAATGGCTCCCGGCGCTATTGATGCGTCGGCGGTCTACTACGACGTCAGCAAGCTGAAAATGGTACGCGGGGAAGGGGTATATTTATTCGACGAATTAGGCCAGTCGTACATAGACTGCGCTTCTGCAACGTTTAACCTCAGCCTCGGCTACGGTCACCCGGCGGTACTGAAGGCGATGCGCGAGCAGGCCGAGACGCTCGTCCACGTAACGTCTTCGTTCCAGACAGATGTGATCAATGCTCTGTGTGCCAGACTGGTCGAACTCGCTCCTAGCGGCATGAGCAGGGTCCATCTGAAAGTCTCTAGCGGCTCTGCCGCCAATGAGGGTGCGATCAAGATGGCGCAGCGCGCCACCGGCGCCCGGGATGTCATCACGCTCTTCCGCAGCCATCACGGTCAGACCACGATGACGGCCAGCATGAGCGGCAACGCCTTCCGGCGCGCTCCGCTGGTCGACGTCCATCCGGGAGGCCTTCTCATCCCGGATCCGTACTGCAAGCGCTGCTTTTACGGCCAGACGCCGGAGTCCTGCGGCCTGGTCTGCGTCGACCGTATCGACCAGTTCATCGAGTTCGCCAGCCGTGGTGACGTCGCTGCGGTCATGATCGAGCCAATTTCCGGCAACGGCGGCAACATCGTGCCTCCGCCCGGATACTTCACGGCACTGCAGGCCTTCTGCCGCGAACGAAATATCAAACTAATCATGGACGAGGTCCAGACCGCCATCGGCCGCACCGGAAGGATGTTCGCCTCGGAGCATTTCGGCGTCGAGCCCGATGCGATCACCTTGGCAAAGGGATTGGGCGGGTCGGGCGCCCAGGTTGCCGGCATCATCACGACCGAAGAACTGGCGGGCTTGCCGTCGTCGGAACACTCCTTCACATACGGTTCGAACCTCGTCGCTGCGGCCGCGGGTCTCGCAACGTTGGAGATCGTATCACAGGAAAGTTTCCTAAAGAACGTCCGTGACACCGGTGACCACATCATGCGCCGGCTACGCGCCAGCCTGGGCACCTGCCGCAACGTGTTCGACATCCGTGGCGTCGGACTCATGATCGGCGTCGAGATCGTCGATGATTCCGGTGCACCGAGCAGCACACTGACTAATCACCTCGCGAACCAGGCAATGGAGCACGGGCTCATCCTGCGCACGTCGCGGTACGGCCGGGGCAACGTCCTCAAGATCCGCCCACCGCTGATTCTCACCATCGCCGAGGCGGATCTCATTTGCGATCGCTTCGAGGCGCTGCTCGCCACGGAGCTGTCATGA
- a CDS encoding FAD/NAD(P)-binding protein, producing MTDTLSTSAPRDVVFVGGGYRTVSFLASQPWLLQHRVDVLERSNSFGGGAFADYDCMSTSVANRFVGKVAPVVAAAVEDPRRLSELQHPDAEPLPLTEVSTVLEDVGRAVEARLSATGRVQRQCEVTRIRARGDGVSVETGNGEVIRSRHVVIATGREERPHPALAHVRERTILSSELISVRRTDDLLAQLKKLSAPVVIAGGSHSAVAALLRLLRLRQQCGRPDLVLTMVRRSPVRLHYRSLAEAQAQRDPISEAPIDPVADVCPATGQVNRDSGLRGSGRATYRALAAGGIPGASVRSVRSLEHASGLLDEAGLVVQALGYHGRAPRIEGPHGVVRTPDSDDRLINLADGTAVIGSVPVPSLSVLRVEPTPLVVRDHGLYGQGLYDALARRLRDELAVRA from the coding sequence ATGACCGACACGCTTTCGACGAGCGCTCCTCGAGACGTGGTCTTCGTCGGCGGCGGCTACCGGACGGTCTCCTTCCTCGCCAGCCAGCCGTGGCTGCTGCAACACCGCGTCGACGTGCTGGAACGATCGAACTCGTTCGGTGGCGGAGCCTTCGCCGACTACGACTGCATGAGCACCTCGGTTGCCAACCGTTTCGTCGGCAAGGTCGCGCCGGTGGTAGCCGCCGCCGTTGAGGACCCCCGCCGGCTGAGCGAACTGCAGCATCCGGATGCCGAGCCGCTGCCGCTCACGGAGGTGTCCACGGTTCTGGAGGACGTGGGTCGAGCCGTTGAAGCCAGGCTCAGCGCGACCGGCCGCGTACAGCGGCAGTGTGAGGTGACTCGGATCCGAGCGCGCGGCGATGGGGTGAGCGTCGAGACGGGGAACGGCGAGGTCATTCGATCGCGTCATGTCGTGATCGCCACCGGCCGCGAAGAACGACCGCATCCGGCCCTGGCACACGTGCGGGAACGGACGATCCTCTCCAGCGAGCTGATCAGCGTCAGGCGGACCGACGACCTTTTAGCTCAGCTGAAGAAACTGTCCGCACCGGTTGTCATCGCGGGTGGCTCGCACAGTGCGGTCGCCGCGCTGCTGCGGTTGCTGCGCCTGCGTCAGCAGTGTGGCCGGCCGGATCTCGTGCTGACCATGGTCCGCCGCAGTCCCGTGCGGTTGCACTACCGTTCGCTGGCCGAAGCGCAGGCACAGCGTGATCCGATCAGCGAGGCCCCGATCGATCCGGTCGCCGATGTTTGTCCGGCCACCGGGCAGGTCAATCGGGACTCCGGGCTGCGCGGTAGCGGCCGCGCCACGTACCGCGCGCTCGCTGCGGGTGGCATTCCCGGAGCGTCGGTCCGGTCGGTCCGCTCGCTGGAGCACGCCTCGGGCCTGCTCGACGAGGCCGGCCTAGTCGTCCAGGCGCTGGGCTACCACGGGCGAGCGCCACGCATTGAGGGGCCGCACGGGGTCGTCCGTACGCCGGACAGCGATGACCGGCTGATCAACCTCGCGGACGGCACGGCGGTGATCGGCAGCGTCCCGGTACCCAGCCTCAGCGTGCTGCGCGTGGAGCCGACCCCCCTCGTGGTCCGCGATCATGGCCTTTACGGTCAGGGACTCTACGACGCTTTGGCCCGTCGGCTCCGCGACGAACTGGCGGTCCGCGCGTGA
- a CDS encoding HAD family hydrolase, producing MDTSFMQAVIFDLWRTLVPLTKDHKAAAMTATAAALGEETPEFRADWAHTRSERETTALPDYLAGLRAARGASWSAEQIERAMAARFAAHYRAFAGLRPGTRETLLALRDRGVRLGLLSNCSSDVREMLLRAELVPLFDTVTLSAEVGLMKPDTRIFRHAMEALGVTEGYYVGDGDDGELAGARHAGLIDVLFDLGEGRSGTHSVTQVDDVLGLVSGVRQ from the coding sequence ATGGATACTTCCTTCATGCAAGCCGTGATCTTCGATCTTTGGCGCACGCTCGTGCCGCTGACCAAGGACCACAAGGCCGCGGCAATGACCGCCACTGCAGCCGCTCTGGGCGAAGAAACCCCGGAATTCCGTGCGGACTGGGCTCACACTCGATCAGAGCGAGAAACTACCGCGCTGCCGGACTACCTGGCCGGATTGCGAGCCGCTCGCGGGGCTTCCTGGTCCGCCGAACAGATCGAGCGGGCAATGGCGGCCCGGTTCGCCGCGCATTACCGAGCCTTCGCCGGGCTGCGGCCGGGCACACGGGAAACACTGCTAGCGCTACGAGACCGCGGCGTCCGGCTCGGACTCCTGTCCAACTGCAGTTCCGACGTACGGGAAATGCTGCTCCGAGCCGAGCTGGTGCCGCTGTTCGACACCGTGACGCTCTCGGCCGAGGTGGGGTTGATGAAGCCGGATACCCGCATCTTCCGGCACGCGATGGAAGCGCTCGGCGTCACCGAGGGCTACTACGTAGGCGACGGAGACGACGGAGAGCTCGCGGGCGCCCGCCACGCCGGTCTCATCGACGTCCTTTTCGATCTTGGCGAGGGTCGCTCCGGCACGCACAGCGTCACGCAGGTGGACGACGTCCTCGGTCTCGTTTCGGGGGTTCGGCAGTGA
- a CDS encoding class I tRNA ligase family protein: MQPTPNGRMHIGHGGGTYLRADVLARSLRAEGHDVRVACGSDAYENWILAASAQDGRTPADTCAVYHSGILSDLTALDINFDVWIDPLNEPHRQAYLDIHTELFREVSASGGAALETELVPYAEADDSPLLGTFIAGDCPNCGAPAGGSSCTGCSEHFQPSQLLNPHARLSDTAIVWREEKNWFLRPRSAANLLAELESTGLAAEHVAVAARYLERSGGRIRLSGPGTWGVTSPLLPDGWVLSNSYFLYCLYASRQVADEAAPEPFAAGSGVVTVGIFGTDNSAPGLIVPGLYAQATEGRLRAFNHTVVNGMLDLDGQKCSTSKRYGIWLKDVLGSGMVSSDELRFALSGVDLDRGRANLNLPDLVATINGFRGAVRDRVVPALTQAPALAGVDQDVLATQRRSLQPASLNLPSARAVLDDYLFGPAPDPARWLASLAALAAPLTPRLSAAITAAAAGTAGNDVLNDVLGVGDLTADRLESVVRRGGSSS; encoded by the coding sequence ATGCAGCCCACCCCGAACGGCCGGATGCACATCGGACACGGTGGCGGCACCTACCTGCGTGCCGACGTGCTCGCTCGTTCGCTGCGCGCTGAGGGTCACGACGTCAGGGTCGCCTGTGGTTCGGACGCCTACGAGAACTGGATCCTTGCCGCGTCAGCGCAGGACGGGCGCACGCCCGCCGATACATGTGCGGTCTATCACAGCGGGATCCTGAGCGACCTCACCGCGCTCGACATCAACTTCGACGTGTGGATCGACCCGCTCAACGAGCCGCACCGCCAGGCATACCTGGACATCCACACGGAGCTGTTCCGCGAGGTGTCGGCGAGCGGCGGCGCCGCTCTGGAGACCGAGCTCGTCCCGTACGCGGAAGCCGACGATTCCCCGCTGCTGGGTACGTTCATCGCGGGTGACTGCCCCAACTGCGGCGCGCCGGCCGGGGGGAGCAGCTGCACCGGCTGCAGCGAGCACTTCCAACCGAGCCAACTGCTCAACCCGCATGCCCGGCTCAGCGACACGGCGATCGTCTGGCGCGAGGAGAAGAACTGGTTCCTGCGTCCCCGCAGCGCGGCGAACCTACTTGCTGAGCTCGAGTCGACGGGCCTCGCCGCCGAGCATGTCGCGGTGGCGGCGCGCTACCTGGAACGCTCCGGTGGACGCATTCGGCTATCCGGTCCCGGCACCTGGGGCGTGACCAGCCCGCTGCTGCCGGACGGCTGGGTGCTGTCGAACAGCTATTTCCTCTACTGTCTGTACGCCTCGCGCCAGGTAGCCGACGAGGCCGCCCCCGAGCCGTTCGCGGCGGGCAGCGGCGTAGTCACGGTCGGCATCTTCGGCACGGACAACAGTGCGCCCGGTCTCATCGTGCCAGGCCTGTACGCCCAAGCCACCGAGGGACGTCTACGCGCGTTCAACCACACCGTGGTCAACGGCATGCTGGACCTGGACGGCCAGAAGTGCTCCACCAGCAAGCGCTACGGGATCTGGCTCAAGGACGTGCTCGGCAGCGGCATGGTCTCCTCAGATGAGCTGCGCTTCGCGTTGAGCGGAGTTGACCTGGATCGCGGTCGAGCGAACCTCAATCTGCCGGATCTGGTCGCGACGATCAACGGCTTCCGCGGGGCGGTCCGTGACCGGGTCGTCCCCGCTCTGACACAAGCCCCGGCTCTTGCCGGCGTCGACCAGGACGTTCTGGCCACGCAGCGACGAAGCCTTCAGCCGGCGTCGCTGAATCTCCCCAGCGCCCGCGCGGTTCTCGACGACTACTTGTTTGGCCCGGCACCCGACCCGGCACGCTGGCTGGCGAGCCTCGCGGCGCTGGCGGCTCCCCTAACCCCCCGGCTCAGTGCGGCAATCACCGCTGCGGCGGCCGGCACCGCTGGAAACGACGTGCTCAACGACGTCCTGGGCGTCGGCGATCTCACCGCTGACCGGCTCGAGTCGGTCGTGCGCAGGGGCGGTTCATCCTCGTGA
- a CDS encoding LD-carboxypeptidase encodes MSPCSPPDPHRVETGVRMLRGWGLRTEVAWDGGERPPEIRAAEMQQALESPGVHAVLVTRAGKGAEELLPLLDFSVLERQPKPVCGFSDVTFLHHAIAAAVRRPSFHTPELAWSVRLNGEHSAASLRETLLGEASGLQAGQGVVRSRGPAVTGRLRGGNLSALARIDATAAAKGDILFLEELRETPQTVGELLNRITARGHLAGVSAVVFGQFVECGDAEQLRAVLDDWCERSVQTVLAGIPAGHGVEQETMAMGWPVSVEPATGTLSYVSSPTDAGLTW; translated from the coding sequence GTGAGTCCCTGTTCCCCGCCCGATCCGCATCGGGTAGAGACCGGCGTGCGGATGTTGCGGGGCTGGGGGTTACGGACTGAGGTCGCCTGGGACGGCGGCGAGCGGCCGCCCGAGATCCGCGCGGCTGAAATGCAGCAGGCCCTGGAAAGCCCGGGCGTCCATGCCGTTCTGGTGACCCGAGCCGGCAAGGGCGCCGAAGAGCTCTTGCCGCTGCTCGACTTCTCCGTACTGGAGCGGCAGCCAAAACCCGTCTGCGGGTTCAGCGACGTCACCTTCTTGCACCATGCCATCGCTGCGGCCGTACGGCGGCCGAGCTTCCACACGCCGGAGCTCGCCTGGAGCGTACGGCTCAACGGTGAGCACAGCGCAGCCAGTCTGCGCGAGACTCTCCTCGGCGAGGCGTCCGGACTGCAGGCTGGGCAGGGTGTGGTGCGCAGCCGGGGTCCGGCGGTGACCGGTCGGTTGCGCGGCGGCAACCTTTCGGCCCTCGCCCGTATCGACGCGACCGCCGCGGCTAAGGGCGACATCCTCTTCCTGGAGGAACTGCGGGAAACCCCGCAGACCGTCGGGGAACTGCTGAACCGGATCACGGCCCGAGGGCATCTCGCCGGTGTCAGCGCTGTGGTCTTCGGCCAGTTCGTCGAGTGCGGCGACGCAGAGCAGCTCCGGGCGGTACTGGACGACTGGTGCGAGCGGTCGGTGCAGACCGTGCTGGCCGGCATCCCGGCCGGGCACGGAGTCGAGCAGGAGACCATGGCAATGGGCTGGCCCGTCTCGGTTGAACCCGCCACCGGGACGCTCAGCTACGTGTCGAGCCCCACCGACGCCGGACTGACGTGGTGA
- a CDS encoding ATP-grasp domain-containing protein, translated as MKKIIVTNTGDLAMSRQLLADPDFDILVVTEHRFADQYPAGTQIVFVDSLNDPAATVEQVIAQADVSDRTHVISLSERAALAAGYLRSYLALPGASSETILRSTNKFTMKRRFGEAGLPTTDFRLAGSAAEVRPAIQAIGLPVVIKPVMGAGADATRLVSEPAELNRAPFQELLARLADPATTSEKAFPVLVERGLPLTGEYHCDGLIREGRVRYIRVSRYTTPILPFMSSEARLLGSYTLPAEDPIAARIIAMHLRAVEAVGLIDGVTHFEVLEVGDQLFASELAARPGGNGIRRMLQLRDGFDSKAAHVATSIAEPYSWQTAGGDTEIAHVNLFARRGRVLEISTAADFADIPGIVEVDMRHTAGDVIGGLMDSSTVSGIVYARVSNAADVTALVDALAEAFRLETELVPA; from the coding sequence GTGAAAAAAATCATCGTTACGAATACCGGCGACCTTGCTATGAGCCGCCAGCTGCTGGCCGACCCCGATTTCGACATCCTGGTGGTCACCGAGCACCGGTTCGCGGACCAGTACCCTGCAGGCACCCAGATCGTCTTCGTCGACAGCCTGAACGATCCGGCGGCCACCGTCGAGCAGGTAATCGCGCAGGCCGACGTCAGCGATCGCACGCATGTGATCTCCCTGTCGGAGCGGGCCGCCCTGGCCGCCGGCTACCTCCGTAGCTATCTGGCGCTGCCGGGCGCCTCGAGTGAGACGATCCTGCGATCCACCAACAAGTTCACCATGAAACGGCGATTCGGCGAGGCGGGCCTGCCGACGACCGACTTCCGTCTCGCGGGCAGCGCCGCCGAAGTGCGCCCCGCCATCCAGGCGATCGGTCTGCCCGTTGTGATCAAGCCGGTGATGGGCGCGGGCGCCGACGCCACCCGACTCGTCTCCGAGCCGGCCGAGCTGAACCGGGCGCCGTTCCAGGAGCTGCTCGCCCGGCTCGCCGACCCGGCCACCACCTCCGAGAAGGCGTTCCCCGTCCTGGTGGAACGGGGCCTGCCCCTGACCGGCGAATACCACTGTGACGGCCTGATCCGGGAGGGGCGCGTCCGCTACATTCGGGTCTCCCGCTACACGACGCCGATTCTGCCGTTCATGTCGTCGGAGGCTCGGTTGTTGGGCTCGTACACGCTGCCGGCCGAGGATCCGATCGCGGCGCGGATCATCGCGATGCACCTGCGGGCCGTCGAGGCGGTCGGCCTGATCGACGGCGTCACCCATTTCGAGGTCCTTGAGGTCGGCGACCAGTTGTTCGCCAGCGAGCTGGCGGCGCGACCAGGCGGCAACGGCATCCGCCGGATGCTGCAACTGCGTGACGGCTTCGACTCCAAGGCCGCGCACGTGGCGACAAGCATCGCGGAGCCGTACAGCTGGCAGACGGCCGGCGGAGACACTGAGATCGCTCACGTCAACCTTTTCGCCCGCCGCGGACGAGTGCTCGAGATCAGCACTGCGGCCGATTTCGCCGACATCCCCGGCATCGTGGAAGTAGACATGCGCCACACCGCAGGTGATGTGATCGGCGGTCTGATGGACTCCTCGACCGTGAGCGGCATCGTCTACGCCCGCGTGTCGAACGCTGCCGATGTGACGGCCCTCGTCGACGCGCTGGCCGAGGCGTTCCGACTGGAAACCGAACTCGTACCCGCGTGA
- a CDS encoding MFS transporter, whose amino-acid sequence MSADTTPTQQENAGTWRTTRQVLGNRTVRNLFAARSISVLGDMLVPVALAFAILDITHDAAALGVVLAARALPAVVFLLVGGALGDRYPRRTIMVTSNIVAFAAQLGIGVVILANGGPIWVIAALTAVRGAVSAFFNPASTAAVSAVAGPGRRQPTFALFSLVGTICEVSGPAVAGLLLLAVSPGWVIVIDAATFLISALLIGSCGPLGSPSGAARRESFWRTMSAGWVYVRRTRWLVVLIASATIYQFSLLSSVQVLGPLVANRSLGGSSAWAAVLTALGAGGVLGSWLGLRLQARRPLLRGYQLMLFAAGPTLLLLAIPAPLPLLICSEFVAGAIVTYFSTVENAVIGGHVPPGMLSRVDAVNRFGSMALRPLGMALVGPVAAAIGLTTTLVGGAMLTLAAVAAPLVFREIRDLPGEAPTTESPS is encoded by the coding sequence GTGAGCGCCGACACGACCCCCACCCAGCAGGAGAATGCCGGAACCTGGCGGACCACCCGCCAGGTGCTCGGCAATCGGACTGTCCGTAACCTGTTCGCCGCACGGAGTATCTCTGTGCTCGGCGACATGCTCGTTCCGGTCGCCTTGGCGTTCGCGATCCTCGACATTACCCATGACGCGGCGGCGCTCGGCGTGGTGCTCGCCGCGCGAGCGCTCCCGGCGGTGGTGTTCCTGCTCGTCGGGGGAGCTCTCGGCGACCGGTACCCACGCCGGACGATCATGGTCACATCGAACATCGTGGCGTTCGCGGCGCAACTCGGCATCGGTGTCGTCATTCTCGCCAACGGCGGACCGATCTGGGTCATCGCAGCGCTAACTGCGGTGCGTGGCGCGGTCAGCGCCTTCTTCAACCCCGCGTCGACGGCGGCCGTCTCGGCCGTAGCCGGACCGGGGCGGCGCCAGCCGACATTCGCCCTGTTCTCTCTGGTCGGCACCATCTGCGAGGTCAGTGGCCCGGCGGTGGCCGGACTCCTGCTCCTCGCCGTCTCGCCGGGCTGGGTGATCGTGATCGACGCCGCCACGTTCCTGATCAGCGCGCTGCTGATCGGCTCGTGCGGACCGCTCGGATCACCCTCCGGGGCGGCACGCCGGGAGTCCTTCTGGCGGACAATGAGCGCAGGCTGGGTGTATGTCCGGCGCACGCGATGGCTGGTGGTCCTGATCGCGAGCGCCACGATCTACCAGTTCAGCTTGCTCTCCAGTGTGCAAGTGCTCGGCCCGCTGGTCGCCAACCGCAGCCTGGGCGGTTCCTCGGCGTGGGCCGCAGTCCTGACGGCGCTCGGGGCCGGCGGCGTCCTCGGCAGTTGGCTGGGCCTACGTTTACAGGCCCGGCGGCCGTTGTTGCGCGGCTACCAGCTGATGCTTTTCGCCGCCGGGCCGACCCTGCTCCTGCTGGCAATCCCGGCGCCGCTGCCACTACTCATCTGCTCGGAATTCGTCGCCGGCGCGATCGTCACCTACTTCTCGACCGTGGAGAACGCAGTGATCGGCGGACATGTGCCACCCGGCATGCTGTCGCGTGTCGACGCGGTCAACCGATTCGGGTCGATGGCCCTGCGGCCGCTGGGAATGGCCTTGGTAGGGCCGGTCGCCGCCGCGATCGGGCTGACCACGACCCTGGTCGGCGGAGCAATGTTGACGCTCGCCGCCGTCGCCGCGCCGCTTGTTTTCCGGGAGATTCGAGATCTGCCCGGCGAAGCTCCCACGACTGAGTCGCCTTCGTGA